The following are from one region of the Lepeophtheirus salmonis chromosome 8, UVic_Lsal_1.4, whole genome shotgun sequence genome:
- the LOC121121714 gene encoding acyl-coenzyme A thioesterase 9, mitochondrial, with translation MIPKSQEELPLRRMIDSFERAVIPLSKDLKLRDRYTTSLGQVRYGRLLEDMDVFSVYLCYKHLHHPNQGAISPFTVVTALVDRLKIISNLSIEEDIRMSGQVTWSGSSSLEASIEIHQGKGSNWHKCVDATFLLASRNPSNTGKSYVNKLQLDTPEEKALFQQGANNKRARLNDKKEGLFDKAPKQEEGQLVHDMFVKTLDNSSLSFKSRVIPPNSIWMEDAKLKTVKLCQPENRNRFNKIFGGFIMREAAELAWMNAYTYSGQVPSFYHIDDIIFRKPVEIGSIMYMNSQVCFTHENFVQIRVSAEIFNPETKKNSISNVFEFTFKNNYDVPMVMPKTYQEAIMFINARRHFLSIF, from the exons ATGATTCCAAAGTCCCAGGAAGAACTCCCTCTTCGTAGGATGATAGATAGCTTTGAAAGAGCTGTGATTCCTCTCTCAAAGGATTTGAAGCTACGAGATCGTTACACAACGTCCTTGGGGCAAGTGCGCTACGGTCGCCTTCTCGAAGATATGGATGTATTTTCGGTGTATCTATGTTACAAGCACTTGCACCACCCCAACCAGG gtGCCATTTCCCCTTTTACGGTTGTGACGGCTTTAGTGGAtcgtttaaaaattatttcgaaTTTAAGTATAGAAGAAGATATTCGAATGTCTGGACAAGTTACTTGGAGTGGAAGTTCCTCTCTTGAGGCATCCATAGAAATACATCAAGGGAAAGGCTCGAATTGGCACAAATGTGTGGATGCCACATTTCTACTCGCTAGCAGAAATCCGTCAAATACAGGAAAGTCCTATGTGAACAAGCTTCAACTCGATACTCCTGAAGAAAAAGCTTTATTTCAACAAGGTGCAAATAATAAAAGGGCAAGACTGAATGATAAGAAGGAAGGGTTGTTTGACAAGGCACCAAAACAAGAGGAAGGACAACTTGTGCATGATATGTTTGTCAAAACTCTTGATAATTCATCCTTATCCTTTAAATCTCGTGTTATTCCTCCAAACTCCATTTGGATGGAGGATGCGAAATTAAAAACAGTTAAATTGTGTCAACCCGAAAATAGAAAtcgttttaataaaatatttggaggtTTCATTATGCGCGAAGCTGCGGAGCTTGCTTGGATGAACGCTTATACATACAGTGGTCAAGTGCCTTCCTTTTACCATATTGATGACATTATCTTTAGGAAACCCGTGGAAATTGGATCCATCATGTACATGAACTCACAG GTTTGCTTTACCCATGAAAACTTTGTACAAATCCGTGTTTCTGCAGAAATTTTTAATCCTGAAACGAAGAAAAACAGCATTTCCAACGTATTTGAattcactttcaaaaataattatgatgttCCTATGGTTATGCCCAAGACATATCAGGAAGCCATTATGTTTATAAATGCTAGACGACactttctttccattttttaa
- the LOC121122048 gene encoding uncharacterized protein, with protein sequence MSSANSSNDRSVQSSTVCSSTTPSILESSNNNNNNNYPAQHNGSGNNSNGHPLWDIASQGSSELPYELAASSAAWGVHGSLLAAEHQRLWDQHQAAAAASHHHHHYQESFLSGLGSSSHSDFWTASSTSMGASSSPSTTTPSPTSKMGRSKSAKKRRRIASIAQRRAANIRERRRMYNLNEAFDRLRTKVPTFAYEKRLSRIETLRLAITYISFMDEILSGDGRVNNNNNINKGPSRNGLSNISNTVSQLGLRSSSSAQYMYPTLHHNVCH encoded by the exons ATGTCCTCTGCAAACAGTTCAAACGATCGAAGCGTTCAAAGCTCCACCGTTTGCTCTTCCACAACCCCTTCCATTCTCGAATCCtcaaataacaacaacaacaacaattacCCAGCACAACATAATGGCAGCGGGAATAACTCTAATGGGCATCCACTATGGGATATAGCATCCCAAGGATCCTCAGAGCTTCCCTATGAACTAGCAGCCTCCTCTGCAG cttGGGGCGTGCATGGAAGTCTGTTGGCAGCGGAGCATCAACGACTCTGGGATCAGCATCAAGCTGCTGCGGCAGCATCTCATCACCACCATCATTATCAGGAGTCCTTCCTCTCGGGTCTTGGGAGTTCTTCTCACTCTGATTTTTGGACTGCTTCCAGTACTTCCATGGGAGCATCTTCCAGTCCGAGTACCACAACGCCCTCTCCAACATCCAAAATGGGAAG atcaAAATCCGCCAAAAAGCGCAGACGAATTGCATCTATAGCGCAACGTAGAGCAGCCAACATTCGAGAAAGACGTCGAATGTATAATTTGAACGAGGCATTTGATCGACTACGTACCAAAGTACCAACCTTTGCCTATGAAAAAcgtctgagtagaattgagacaCTTCGACTTGCAATCACATACATTTCATTCATGGATGAAATCCTCTCAGGGGATGGAAGAgtcaacaacaataataatatcaataaaggCCCTTCGCGAAATGGTCTTTCCAATATTAGTAATACAGTATCTCAACTTGGACTTCGATCCTCATCAAGTGCACAGTACATGTATCCCACCTTACATCACAATGTGTGCCACTGA